The sequence TAACAGAACCTCGCATGCCCAGTAAATTTGTTAACCATTTGTAGCCTTTGGGAATGGTGCCCATTACCGATTCCAGCGCACCAAATACCATTTCGTTGGGGCTGAACTTTGGAAATTTTTTACGGTTTTCCTTGATGAGTAAATAGGCTTTGCGAATATCCCATCCGGCATCCCAGAAGTTTCCGAATTTAATTTGAACAGCCCCTCTTTGTAAACGAATCACCGACTGACTATACAGATAGAATGGACTTGATTTGTCTCCTTTGGCCAGGGCATCCAGTCGATTTTGCATAAGCCCCATTTGCCTGGTGTAATAGCCGGGGTCTTCGTTAAAGAACAGGGTATAAAAATCAATATAGTTCTCTAGTAATAGAGGAATTAGATTGTCGGGTTGTTGAAGGCTGATTTTTTGCAGTTGTTCTTCTGCTGTTTCAGTTTTGAGTTTATTGATTTCCTGATACGTCTGGAGACATGCTGCATTAAAATCAAATTTTTGCTGAGCACCTGCTGTAAACAGCGATGTAAGAAAGAATGCCAGGAAAAGTATGGGTTGCCTCACCCCCTAAAAATAAGAAAGGGCAGCCAATTGACTGCCCTTAAGTATGTTAAATGCACTATTTTATTTTGCTTCTACGCTGTCATTTAAATCAGCATCTACAAGGATACGTCCGCAGTTTTCGCAAACGATGATCTTCTTGTGTAAACGGATTTCGCTTTGACGTTGAGGAGGAATAGAGTTGAAGCAACCACCACATGCATCACGCTCAACTGCAACCACGGCCAATCCGTTTCTGTAGCTGTTTCTGATTCTGTCGTAGCTGTAAATTAAACGCTCATCAATATGTGCTCTTGCATCGGCACTGAAGCCATTCAATTCAGTTTCTTCTTTTACTGTATCTGCAATGATTTTTTCTAATTCACCTTTCTTATGATTTAAAACGCCCTCTTTAACTGCAACCATTTTCTTGGCGTTTTCCAATTGCTTTACTTTCTCAGCTAATTCTTCGTTGGCATCGCGGATATGTTTTTCGCAAAGCTTCACTTCTAATTGCTGCATTTCAACTTCTTTGTTGATAGCTTCAAATTCACGGTTGTTCTTTACGTTTTCGCTTTGCTTTTCGTACTTGGCAATCAGGGCTTCGCTTTCTTTGATTGCATTTTTCTTGCTTTCAATGAATTCGCTGATACCGTTGATTTCTTCTTCGATACGAGTTTGACGGGCAGTTAACCCTTGTATTTCATCTTCAAGGTCGCTTACTTCCATTGGAAGTTCACCTTTTAATACCTGAATTTCATCTAGTTTGCTGTCAATCTTTTGTAAACGTAATAGGTTTACTAGTTTTTCTTCAACGGAGAAATCTTTTACAGATGCCATATCGTGTTGGTAGTTATAAAGTTTATCCTAAAAAATATCGTACAGGATTTGTCTGCACGGTGGTTTTAAGGACGGCAAAGTTAGGGAATTTAGCGGTTATTAGCGAAAAAAGCAGGTCAATCGTATATTGTTCGCTTTCCCAGTGCCCAATATCGGCAAGAACTAGCTTTTTGTCTGCATCAAAAAACTCGTGGTATTTAATGTCTGCACTGATATAACAGTCGGCTCCGGCTGCAATGGCATCCTTGATCAAGAAGCTGCCTGCTCCACCACAAATAGCGATTTTTTGGAGCTTTTTACCCAAAAACGGGGTGTGTTTGACCATTTTTAGCCCAAAAACCTGAGAAATATGACTTAAAAAAGCTTTTTCTTCCATGGGGGATGGCAACTGTCCGACGATGCCAGACCCTACTCTTTGGTTTACATTTTTTAAAGGAACCAGGTCGTAGGCTACTTCTTCATAGGGGTGAGCGGCTTTCATGGCAGCCACCACCTGCGACTCCAGATAGCTGGGTACAATAACTTCAAGTCGGGTTTCTGCTACCGATTCCCGAATACCCGGGGTGCCGATGGTTGGGTTAGAGAGCGCTGATCCGCGGAAAGTTCCCATCCCCTCAGAACCAAAACTGGTTTCTGCATATTCTCCTATATGACCTGCCCCTGCAGCAAACAATGCTTCCTGAACTTGTGACAAATGCGGGGTAGGAACAAAAGTGATGAGTTTTGTTAGAATGGACGTTTTTGGTTGCAGGATGCTACAATTGTTAAGGCCAATTTTTTCTGCAATCACCGAGTTCACTCCACCCCAAACATTATCCAGATTGGTATGGATGGCATAGATAGCAATATCATTTTTTATGGCATAAATAATGGCTTCCTCTACATAATTTTTACCGGTTATTTTGGTTAACCCTTTGAATACTATAGGATGGTGCGCTACTACCAGATTTGCATTCTTTTCCCTGGCTTCTATCAATACTTCCAGCGTAGCATCCAGGGTACATATTGCGCCCGAGCATTCCCATTGCGCATTGCCTGTGATTAAACCGGCATTATCGTAAGACTCCTGATAAGCTAGTGGGGCGAAGCTTTCGAGCGATCGGATTATTTCGAGGATTTTCATAGAACGAATTTAGCGATAGGTTAAGAACTTTCCCCGAATTTCGTTTTCTATTATTTCGCTATGGCAGATGCACATTTTCTTTTTAGTGATGGCAAAGTTTTGAAACAGGACAAGCTCCTGATTTCTCCCAATAACCGTTCTTTTCGTTACGGTGATGGTTTTTTTGAAACGATGAAATGGTGTAAGGGAAAGGTTTTGCTGGAGTCATTGCATAGCGAACGCTTGATGACTACGCTCGAAAAATTAAAGTTTAAGCCACCTTCCTTTTTTACTTCAGACTATATTTTTGAAGCCATACAGGAACTGGTGAAAAAAAACCAACACCATGCTTTGGCTAGAATCCGCGTAACCATTTACCGTGGAGATGGCGGTATTTACGATCCCCAGAATCATTTTCCGCACCTGTTGATACAGAGCTGGGAACTGAATGAATCGAACAATAAGTTGAATGAAAATGGGTTGACCATTGGGATTTTTAAAGAAGCGGTGAAACAGGCCGACCACTATTCATTATTAAAAACAAATAATTATCTGGGCTACGCCATGGCCGCTTTGTGGGCAAAGGAAAATCATTTGAATGATGCATTGTTGTTGAATCAGCAGGGCAATATTGCGGATGCAACCATTGCCAATATTTTTTTAGTACAGAATGGATTGATTACAACCCCTGCATTGTCGGAAGGTCCGGTAGGAGGGGTTATGCGTAAATATGTACTGACGCAGCTTCGTGAAAAAGGATATGAAGTAAAAGAGGGGATAGTTACTGCAGAAGACCTGGCTAATGCATCTGAAGTATTTTTAACCAATGCCATTTATGGGATGCGCTGGGTAAAGCAGTGCGAAAAAAATGCTTACGACCACCAGTTGGTACCTGTATTGTATAGAGAAATCATTAAGCCAATGTTCTAATATTTACTTCATTAGG is a genomic window of Sediminibacterium sp. TEGAF015 containing:
- a CDS encoding aminotransferase class IV, whose product is MADAHFLFSDGKVLKQDKLLISPNNRSFRYGDGFFETMKWCKGKVLLESLHSERLMTTLEKLKFKPPSFFTSDYIFEAIQELVKKNQHHALARIRVTIYRGDGGIYDPQNHFPHLLIQSWELNESNNKLNENGLTIGIFKEAVKQADHYSLLKTNNYLGYAMAALWAKENHLNDALLLNQQGNIADATIANIFLVQNGLITTPALSEGPVGGVMRKYVLTQLREKGYEVKEGIVTAEDLANASEVFLTNAIYGMRWVKQCEKNAYDHQLVPVLYREIIKPMF
- a CDS encoding zinc ribbon domain-containing protein, with product MASVKDFSVEEKLVNLLRLQKIDSKLDEIQVLKGELPMEVSDLEDEIQGLTARQTRIEEEINGISEFIESKKNAIKESEALIAKYEKQSENVKNNREFEAINKEVEMQQLEVKLCEKHIRDANEELAEKVKQLENAKKMVAVKEGVLNHKKGELEKIIADTVKEETELNGFSADARAHIDERLIYSYDRIRNSYRNGLAVVAVERDACGGCFNSIPPQRQSEIRLHKKIIVCENCGRILVDADLNDSVEAK
- a CDS encoding Nif3-like dinuclear metal center hexameric protein, whose product is MKILEIIRSLESFAPLAYQESYDNAGLITGNAQWECSGAICTLDATLEVLIEAREKNANLVVAHHPIVFKGLTKITGKNYVEEAIIYAIKNDIAIYAIHTNLDNVWGGVNSVIAEKIGLNNCSILQPKTSILTKLITFVPTPHLSQVQEALFAAGAGHIGEYAETSFGSEGMGTFRGSALSNPTIGTPGIRESVAETRLEVIVPSYLESQVVAAMKAAHPYEEVAYDLVPLKNVNQRVGSGIVGQLPSPMEEKAFLSHISQVFGLKMVKHTPFLGKKLQKIAICGGAGSFLIKDAIAAGADCYISADIKYHEFFDADKKLVLADIGHWESEQYTIDLLFSLITAKFPNFAVLKTTVQTNPVRYFLG